A window of the Cynocephalus volans isolate mCynVol1 chromosome 10, mCynVol1.pri, whole genome shotgun sequence genome harbors these coding sequences:
- the TMEM59L gene encoding transmembrane protein 59-like produces the protein MAAIAPMPLLPLLLLLASQPAASAPPARDPFAPQLGDTQNCQLRCRERDPGPKPSQPGLEGSSESPYDRAVLISACERGCRLFSICRFVARSSKPNATQTECEAACVEAYMKETEQQACSEGCWSQPLEPEPESQLEQKRKVLESPSGALSLLDLFSTLCNDLVNSAQGFISSTWTYYLQTDNGKVVVFQTQPVVESLGFQGGHLQRVEVTWRGSHPEALEVHVDPVGPLDKVRKARIRVKTSSKAKVESEEPQDNDFLSCMSRRSGLPRWILACCLFLSVLVMLWLSCSTLVTAPGQHLKLQPLTLEQHKGFMIEPDWPLYPPPSHTYEDSLPPYKLKLDLTKL, from the exons ATGGCTGCGATCGCGCCGATGCctctgctgccgctgctgctgctactggCATCGCAGCCTGCCGCCTCCGCGCCGCCCGCCCGCGACCCGTTCGCCCCGCAGCTTGGGGACACGCAGAACTGCCAGCTGCGATGCCGCGAGCGCGACCCCGGCCCAAAGCCCTCGCAG cctgggcTTGAGGGCTCCTCCGAGTCCCCATATGACAGAGCCGTTCTGATCAGCGCTTGTGAGCGTGGCTGCCGCCTCTTCTCCATCTGCCGATTTGTGGCCAGGAGCTCAAAGCCCAATGCCACCCAGACTGAGTGTGAAGCAG CCTGTGTGGAAGCCTACATGAAGGAGACGGAACagcaggcctgcagtgagggcTGCTGGAGCCAGCCCCTGGAGCCGGAGCCTGAGTCCCAGCTGGAGCAGAAG AGAAAGGTCCTGGAATCTCCAAGCGGGGCCCTCTCCCTCCTGGACTTGTTTTCCACCCTCTGCAATGACCTTGTCAACTCAGCCCAGGGCTTCATCTCCTCCACCTGGACATACTACTTGCAGACTGACAACGGGAAGGTGGTGGTGTTCCAG ACCCAGCCCGTAGTAGAGAGCCTTGGGTTCCAGGGAGGCCATCTGCAGCGAGTGGAGGTGACCTGGCGGGGATCCCATCCTGAGGCCTTGGAGGTGCATGTGG ACCCTGTAGGCCCCTTGGACAAGGTGAGGAAGGCCCGGATCCGAGTCAAGACCAGCAGCAAGGCCAAGGTGGAGTCTGAAGAGCCGCAGGACAATGACTTCCTCAGTTGCATGTCCCG GCGCTCGGGACTGCCTCGCTGGATCCTGGCCTGCTGCCTCTTCCTGTCTGTGCTGGTGATGCTGTGGCTGAGCTGCTCCACCCTGGTTACCGCGCCAGGCCAGCATCTCAAGCTCCAG cCTCTGACCCTGGAGCAGCACAAGGGCTTCATGATAGAGCCAGACTGGCCCCTGTATCCTCCCCCATCACACACCTATGAGGACAGCCTCCCACCCTACAAGCTGAAGCTGGACCTGACCAAGCTGTAG